One genomic window of Arthrobacter sp. KBS0703 includes the following:
- a CDS encoding metal-dependent hydrolase produces the protein MMGGHHAASGAAAWVAVASTGPYTLGWYPLDATGVLIGGMATAGTALVCDWDHRSSTVAHSLPPLSNVIAVGIENASGGHRQGTHSLLGGAFFVVLAAMAGQIQLQTDWGLLSVGAGLLCMFMINIAAKALKLFPKSGFISNWIFALTMAGLVTWFAPDQWTWLPVSMLIGVVVHIVGDMVTTGGVPLLWPLVIRPPKFLRRLPVLRTFWRPNGALSIPLLGRAGSRREWLVLIPVSSYAMVGMCMAAWSLADAHFPAALALAARLANSLMGLL, from the coding sequence ATGATGGGAGGGCACCACGCCGCGTCAGGGGCTGCGGCGTGGGTAGCTGTTGCCTCGACGGGGCCGTACACCCTGGGATGGTATCCGCTGGATGCCACAGGGGTGCTGATCGGCGGAATGGCGACGGCGGGCACTGCCCTGGTCTGTGACTGGGACCACCGCTCCAGCACCGTCGCGCATTCGCTGCCGCCCCTCTCCAACGTGATTGCCGTGGGCATAGAGAACGCCAGCGGCGGCCACCGCCAGGGCACGCACTCCCTGCTCGGGGGCGCGTTTTTCGTGGTGCTGGCCGCGATGGCCGGCCAGATCCAGCTGCAGACGGACTGGGGGCTCCTCTCCGTGGGCGCCGGGCTGCTGTGCATGTTCATGATCAATATCGCAGCCAAGGCGCTGAAGCTGTTTCCGAAGTCGGGCTTCATCAGCAACTGGATCTTCGCGCTGACCATGGCCGGCCTGGTCACCTGGTTCGCGCCCGACCAATGGACCTGGTTGCCGGTGTCCATGCTGATCGGCGTCGTGGTCCACATTGTGGGCGACATGGTGACCACCGGGGGAGTACCCCTCCTGTGGCCGCTGGTGATCAGGCCGCCCAAGTTCCTGCGCCGGCTGCCGGTGCTGAGGACGTTCTGGCGGCCCAACGGCGCGCTGTCCATCCCGCTCCTGGGCCGGGCCGGCTCGCGGCGGGAATGGCTCGTGCTGATTCCGGTGAGCAGCTACGCCATGGTGGGCATGTGCATGGCGGCCTGGTCGCTGGCAGACGCCCATTTTCCTGCCGCGCTGGCGCTGGCCGCCCGGCTGGCCAACAGCCTGATGGGCCTGCTCTGA
- a CDS encoding uroporphyrinogen-III synthase yields the protein MNALAPATGPTARAGSSASSSAAPGTAGSEPQEAAAPEVAEAPLEGFRIGVTSHRRSRDLIEALERRGAEVLHAPALKIAPVNEDISLIEDTKAIIAAKPDLCIATTAYGMRRWCEAADASGIGEELLETLAACRMFVRGPKARGAVRAAGLADVGISSDETTATLVDMLLTEGVRGKTVAVQLHGYTDVRQLERLRMSGATVLTVTPYRWVKPDGADRLPRLIEAACSGNLDVLTFTSAPAVDAMWSTAHEMGLYKQLVECLQTTVTTAVVGPVTAQPLLDAGIHPLVPERFRMGALIRLVCEHLALNHVRRLDTRSGSVELRGRSLRINGELVEMAPAPLLLLRALLGAGGAVLSRESLSELLELRGSVHALDMTVSRLRSSLPDGSLVETVVKRGYRIRV from the coding sequence TTGAACGCCCTGGCCCCCGCTACGGGACCCACTGCACGAGCAGGGTCCTCCGCTTCATCATCCGCCGCGCCCGGCACCGCCGGCTCGGAGCCGCAGGAGGCGGCGGCCCCGGAAGTTGCCGAGGCGCCCCTGGAAGGATTCCGGATCGGCGTCACTTCGCACCGCCGTTCCCGCGACCTCATCGAGGCTCTGGAGCGCCGCGGCGCTGAGGTGCTGCACGCTCCGGCGCTCAAGATCGCGCCGGTGAACGAGGACATCAGCCTCATCGAGGACACCAAGGCCATCATCGCCGCGAAGCCCGATCTGTGCATCGCCACCACGGCGTACGGCATGCGCCGCTGGTGCGAGGCGGCGGACGCCTCCGGCATCGGCGAGGAGCTGCTGGAAACCCTGGCTGCCTGCCGGATGTTCGTCCGCGGGCCCAAAGCCCGCGGCGCCGTCCGTGCGGCCGGCCTTGCCGACGTCGGGATCAGCAGCGACGAAACCACCGCGACGCTGGTGGACATGCTGCTGACCGAGGGAGTCCGCGGCAAGACCGTGGCGGTGCAGCTGCACGGCTACACGGACGTCCGCCAGCTCGAGCGGCTCCGGATGTCCGGCGCCACCGTCCTGACGGTCACCCCGTACCGCTGGGTGAAGCCCGACGGCGCCGATCGCCTCCCGCGGCTGATCGAGGCCGCCTGCAGCGGCAACCTGGACGTCCTGACGTTCACGAGCGCCCCCGCAGTGGACGCCATGTGGAGCACTGCCCACGAAATGGGACTGTACAAGCAACTCGTGGAGTGCCTGCAGACCACCGTCACCACCGCCGTCGTGGGCCCGGTGACCGCACAGCCGCTGCTGGACGCCGGTATCCATCCCCTGGTTCCGGAGCGTTTCCGGATGGGCGCGCTGATCCGGCTCGTGTGCGAACACCTCGCCCTTAACCACGTCCGCCGCCTGGACACCCGCTCCGGCAGCGTGGAGCTGCGTGGCCGCTCGCTGCGGATCAACGGCGAGCTGGTGGAAATGGCCCCGGCGCCCCTGCTGCTGCTTCGCGCGCTCCTGGGCGCCGGCGGGGCGGTGCTCTCCCGGGAGTCGCTCTCCGAACTCCTCGAACTGCGCGGCTCCGTGCACGCGCTGGACATGACGGTGAGCCGGCTGCGGTCGTCGCTGCCGGACGGGAGCCTCGTGGAGACAGTGGTCAAGCGCGGTTACAGGATCCGCGTCTAG
- the deoC gene encoding deoxyribose-phosphate aldolase, whose translation MSNEASPCLLYTSATSPTGTPATGAQASNIASFIDHTLLKPEASEAEILEVCAEAAEYKFKSVCVNPVWVKTVKKALKGSGVLTCSVVGFPLGATPSDVKAFEARGAVLDGADEVDMVINIAAARASDKGALVDDIKAVAEAVHTGEAILKVIIETALLNDAQKVLACEAAVEAGADFVKTSTGFNGGGATADDIALMRRAVGPDLGVKASGGVRSLADAQAMIAAGATRIGASSGIAIVKGEQGSSGY comes from the coding sequence ATGAGCAACGAAGCCAGCCCCTGTCTCTTATACACATCTGCGACAAGCCCCACAGGGACCCCCGCTACCGGTGCCCAGGCGTCCAATATCGCATCCTTCATCGACCACACGCTGCTCAAGCCGGAGGCGAGCGAGGCGGAAATCCTCGAAGTCTGCGCCGAAGCCGCCGAATACAAGTTCAAGTCGGTCTGCGTGAATCCCGTCTGGGTCAAGACTGTGAAGAAAGCCCTCAAGGGCTCGGGCGTGCTGACATGCTCGGTGGTCGGCTTCCCGCTCGGCGCCACCCCCAGCGACGTCAAGGCCTTCGAAGCCCGCGGCGCTGTGCTCGACGGGGCGGACGAGGTGGACATGGTCATCAACATCGCCGCGGCCCGCGCCTCCGACAAAGGCGCCCTGGTGGACGACATCAAGGCGGTCGCAGAGGCCGTCCACACCGGCGAGGCAATCCTGAAGGTCATCATCGAGACCGCCCTGCTGAACGACGCCCAGAAGGTGCTCGCCTGCGAGGCAGCCGTGGAGGCCGGGGCCGACTTCGTCAAGACGTCAACGGGCTTCAACGGCGGCGGCGCCACCGCCGACGACATCGCCCTCATGCGGCGCGCCGTGGGTCCCGACCTGGGCGTCAAAGCCTCCGGCGGGGTGCGTTCCCTGGCGGACGCACAGGCTATGATTGCAGCAGGTGCAACACGTATTGGTGCCAGCTCCGGAATTGCGATCGTCAAGGGCGAACAGGGTTCGTCCGGCTACTGA
- the mfd gene encoding transcription-repair coupling factor: MSPTGPSLTGLRRVLAADKTFARVQAEAARSFGVRSEDYQISAPAGLRAVLLAEMADGLAQDQGGDAASAVVLAVTATGREAEDLTAALRAYLPADSVVEFPSWETLPHERLSPRSDTVGRRLSVLRRLAHPESSTAGPLRVVVAPVRAVVQPIVAGLGELVPVTLKVGQEAPFSSVVKSLADAAYARVDMVTRRGEFAVRGGMLDVFPPTEDHPIRVEFFGDEVDQMRWFAVADQRSLTSPGLHHPTELHAPPCREILITPSVMSRAATLKSQLPAAADMLEKIAGGIAVEGMESLAPVLVDAMVPFMEQLPAGSISVVVEPEKVRTRAHDLAATNEEFLEAAWSTASDGGTAPLDLSSQASAALHSASFRSLTETRSAALGHDVSWWSITSLATDEELTPDINVLNLHAREPRGYQGDVAEMMEFIGSHVRDQWRIVVATEGPGPAQRLAELFHDADIPCARVESLDHEPQAGIIEVTTAAVGRGFVLDGLKTGLLTEADLLGRTSAGSTKDMRRMPSKRRNAVDPLQLLAGDHVVHEQHGIGRFIELIQRKVAGGGDGVREYLVLEYAPSKRGAPGDRLFVPTDQLDQVTRYVGGDTPVLSKMGGSDWASTKSKARKAVKEIAGELIRLYSARMASRGHAFGPDTPWQRELEEAFPYVETPDQLTTINEVKADMEREIPMDRLVSGDVGYGKTEIAVRAAFKAVQDGKQVAVLVPTTLLAQQHYETFTERFSGFPLKVKPLSRFQGSKEAKETAEGVKNGTVDVVIGTHRLLSKDFAFKDLGLVIVDEEQRFGVEHKEALKKMRTNVDVLAMSATPIPRTLEMSLTGIRETSTLATPPEERHPVLTYVGPYTDKQTSAAVRRELMREGQVFFVHNRVSTIERTAAKIRELVPEARVEVAHGQMSESRLEQIIVDFWEKRFDVLVCTTIIETGLDISNANTLIVDGADKYGLSQLHQLRGRVGRGRERAYAYFLYPSEKPLGEVALERLKAVATHNELGAGMQLAMKDLEIRGAGNLLGGEQSGHIQGVGFDLYIRLVGEAVADYRGEAEEKAADMKIELPVNAHLPHDYVPGERLRLEAYRKLAAALTHEAIEEVLAELVDRYGEPPLPAQNLVAVARFRVGAREAGLSDVALQGNFIKFSPAQLPESKTMRLNRMYPGAQSKPALDAVLIPKPKTAKIGGRDLQDAEILEWANGVIRNIFSDAPLTVG; encoded by the coding sequence ACGGGCCGCGAGGCGGAGGACCTGACGGCGGCCCTCCGGGCCTACCTGCCGGCCGACTCGGTGGTGGAGTTCCCCAGCTGGGAAACGCTCCCGCACGAGCGGTTGTCGCCGCGCTCGGACACCGTGGGACGCCGGCTTTCGGTGCTGCGCCGGCTGGCGCACCCGGAAAGCTCGACGGCGGGACCCCTGCGTGTGGTGGTGGCTCCCGTTCGCGCCGTGGTCCAGCCGATCGTGGCCGGGCTGGGGGAACTGGTGCCCGTGACCCTGAAGGTTGGCCAGGAGGCCCCCTTCAGCAGTGTTGTGAAGAGCCTCGCCGACGCCGCCTACGCTCGGGTGGACATGGTGACCCGCCGCGGCGAGTTCGCCGTCCGTGGCGGCATGCTGGACGTCTTCCCGCCCACCGAGGACCACCCCATCCGGGTGGAATTCTTCGGCGACGAGGTGGACCAGATGCGCTGGTTCGCCGTCGCCGACCAGCGCTCGCTGACCTCGCCCGGCCTGCACCACCCCACCGAACTCCACGCCCCGCCGTGCCGCGAAATCCTGATCACGCCGTCCGTCATGTCCCGCGCCGCGACGCTGAAATCCCAGCTCCCCGCCGCCGCGGACATGCTGGAGAAGATCGCCGGCGGCATCGCCGTGGAAGGCATGGAATCCCTGGCCCCCGTACTTGTGGACGCCATGGTTCCGTTCATGGAACAGCTCCCCGCCGGGTCCATTTCGGTGGTGGTCGAACCGGAGAAGGTCCGCACCCGCGCGCACGACCTCGCGGCCACCAATGAGGAGTTCCTGGAGGCGGCGTGGTCCACGGCGTCCGACGGCGGAACCGCGCCGTTGGATCTGAGTTCCCAGGCGTCCGCAGCCCTGCACTCCGCCAGCTTCCGCTCGCTGACCGAGACCCGTTCCGCGGCCTTGGGCCATGACGTGTCCTGGTGGTCCATCACCTCGTTGGCCACTGACGAGGAACTCACCCCGGACATCAACGTGCTCAACCTCCACGCCCGCGAACCCCGGGGGTACCAGGGCGACGTCGCCGAAATGATGGAATTCATCGGTTCCCACGTGCGGGACCAGTGGCGCATCGTGGTGGCTACCGAAGGGCCCGGACCGGCTCAGCGCCTGGCTGAGCTGTTCCACGACGCCGACATCCCGTGCGCACGGGTGGAGTCCCTGGACCACGAACCCCAGGCGGGGATCATCGAGGTGACCACGGCCGCCGTCGGACGCGGTTTTGTCCTGGACGGGCTGAAAACCGGGCTGCTGACGGAAGCCGACCTGCTGGGACGCACATCGGCCGGCTCCACGAAGGACATGCGCCGCATGCCGTCCAAGCGGCGGAACGCCGTGGACCCGCTGCAGCTGCTGGCAGGGGACCACGTGGTCCACGAACAGCACGGCATCGGCCGGTTCATCGAACTCATCCAGCGGAAGGTCGCCGGCGGCGGCGACGGCGTCCGCGAGTACCTGGTGCTGGAGTACGCGCCCTCCAAACGCGGGGCGCCGGGCGACAGGCTCTTCGTCCCCACCGACCAGCTGGACCAGGTGACCCGCTACGTGGGCGGCGACACTCCCGTGCTCAGCAAGATGGGAGGCTCCGACTGGGCCAGCACCAAGTCCAAGGCGCGCAAGGCGGTCAAGGAAATCGCTGGCGAGCTCATCCGGCTCTATTCGGCCAGGATGGCGTCCCGCGGCCATGCGTTCGGCCCGGACACTCCTTGGCAGCGCGAGCTCGAGGAGGCGTTCCCCTACGTGGAGACGCCGGACCAGCTCACCACCATCAACGAGGTCAAGGCTGACATGGAACGCGAGATCCCCATGGACCGCCTCGTGTCCGGCGATGTGGGCTACGGCAAGACCGAAATTGCCGTCCGCGCCGCGTTCAAGGCAGTGCAGGACGGCAAGCAGGTGGCCGTGCTGGTGCCCACCACCCTGCTCGCGCAGCAGCACTACGAGACGTTCACCGAGCGGTTCTCCGGGTTCCCGCTGAAGGTGAAGCCGCTGTCCCGGTTCCAGGGGTCGAAGGAGGCGAAGGAAACCGCGGAGGGCGTCAAGAACGGCACCGTGGACGTGGTGATCGGCACGCACCGGCTGCTCTCTAAAGATTTCGCCTTCAAGGACCTGGGCCTGGTGATCGTGGACGAGGAACAGCGTTTCGGCGTGGAGCACAAGGAAGCGCTGAAGAAGATGCGCACCAACGTGGACGTGCTGGCCATGAGCGCCACCCCCATCCCGCGCACCCTGGAGATGTCCCTGACGGGCATCCGCGAAACCTCCACCCTGGCCACGCCGCCCGAGGAACGGCATCCGGTGCTGACCTACGTGGGGCCCTATACGGACAAGCAGACCTCCGCCGCGGTCCGGCGCGAGCTCATGCGCGAAGGCCAGGTCTTCTTCGTGCACAACCGCGTCTCCACGATTGAACGGACCGCCGCCAAGATCCGCGAGCTGGTGCCGGAGGCCAGGGTGGAAGTGGCGCACGGGCAGATGTCGGAGAGCCGGCTGGAGCAGATCATCGTGGACTTCTGGGAGAAGCGCTTCGACGTGCTGGTCTGCACCACCATCATCGAAACCGGGCTGGATATTTCCAACGCCAACACGCTGATTGTGGACGGCGCGGACAAATACGGCCTTTCACAGCTCCACCAGCTCCGCGGCCGCGTGGGCCGCGGACGCGAGCGGGCCTACGCCTATTTCCTGTACCCCTCGGAGAAACCGCTGGGCGAGGTGGCGCTCGAACGCCTGAAGGCGGTGGCCACCCACAACGAGCTCGGCGCCGGCATGCAGCTGGCCATGAAGGACCTCGAAATCCGCGGCGCCGGCAACCTGCTCGGCGGTGAGCAGTCCGGCCACATCCAGGGGGTGGGCTTCGACCTCTACATCCGCCTTGTGGGCGAGGCCGTGGCGGACTACCGCGGCGAGGCCGAGGAAAAGGCCGCCGACATGAAGATCGAGCTTCCGGTCAACGCGCATCTGCCGCACGACTACGTTCCGGGCGAACGCCTCCGCCTGGAGGCCTACCGCAAGCTGGCGGCGGCGCTCACGCACGAGGCGATCGAGGAGGTGCTCGCCGAGCTCGTGGACCGGTACGGCGAGCCGCCGCTGCCCGCGCAGAACCTCGTGGCAGTGGCACGCTTCCGGGTGGGTGCCCGGGAGGCCGGGCTGTCCGACGTCGCGCTGCAGGGCAACTTCATCAAGTTCTCGCCAGCGCAGCTTCCGGAGTCCAAGACCATGCGCCTGAACCGCATGTATCCGGGCGCTCAGTCGAAGCCGGCGCTGGACGCCGTGCTCATCCCCAAGCCCAAGACGGCGAAGATCGGCGGACGGGACCTCCAGGACGCCGAGATCCTGGAGTGGGCCAACGGCGTGATCCGCAACATCTTCTCCGACGCGCCGCTGACAGTGGGCTGA